A window of the Lactobacillus amylovorus DSM 20531 genome harbors these coding sequences:
- a CDS encoding DivIVA domain-containing protein, translated as MANLNDIKLSAQDILKKQFRSKVKGYDPDEVDAYLDQVISDYETFQQLIEDLYGQIGTLQRQLMDEKQKEKKTVVAERKDEEKLKTYTPSHRRSATVSNFAQEDEGQGEISTNMAIIQRISTLERKVYNLEQHVYGLKH; from the coding sequence ATGGCAAATTTAAATGATATAAAACTATCTGCACAAGATATATTAAAGAAACAATTTAGAAGTAAAGTAAAAGGTTATGATCCAGACGAAGTTGATGCATATCTGGATCAAGTAATTTCAGATTATGAAACATTCCAACAATTGATTGAAGATTTGTACGGTCAAATTGGTACGCTTCAACGTCAATTGATGGATGAAAAGCAGAAAGAAAAGAAGACAGTTGTAGCTGAACGAAAAGACGAAGAAAAGCTTAAGACTTATACACCAAGTCATCGTAGATCAGCAACTGTTTCTAATTTTGCTCAAGAAGACGAAGGTCAAGGAGAAATCTCAACCAATATGGCAATTATTCAAAGAATTTCTACTTTGGAAAGAAAAGTTTATAATCTTGAGCAACATGT